Genomic DNA from Clostridium sp. BJN0013:
AATGTAGTACCAGTGAAAAGTTCCAGACCTTTAAATAAGAGCTTATGGTTAGAGTGTTCAAAGGTTTTAAGTAGAATACACGTGGGAGCACCTATAAAACTAGGGGATATTATTTGTAAGAATATTTTGAATACTGGAGTTGATATAATTTGTACCAAAAGTATTGATAAAAGAAAGCAATAAATTTTTAGTTTTTACTTTATTATTTTCTACATGTTGGTTATAATAAATGATGGATATGTAGTTATATATTAATATTAGACTAATTTTATGTAATCTAAAAATAAAGTCAACTGATAAATAGAGTATTAGCTTTATATAATTATTTAGGGGAGTCAGTGTTTTGGTATAAGTTGATATAATGATATTGTTAATTTGTCTTTGAAATATTAATAAATTGTATTATATCGTTATAATCTTAAGAATAATCATTAATTGATTATTTATTAATTGGAGTGTCAACACGGAGTCTTTGGTCCTTGAGAGGTATAAGGCTCCATTTGTTTTTAATAGAAAAATAGAAATTATGCATAAGCCAAGGAGGATTAACTATGTTAGATTTAAAAAGGATAAGAAATAATCCAGAAGAAATAAAAAAACAACTTTTAAATAGGGGAGAAGATTTTGAACTATCAATTATTGATGAAGTAGTATCTTTAGATGAAAAAAGAAGAAAAATTTTAGTTGAAGTAGAAGCTTTAAAAAATAAAAGAAATCAAGATTCTGGGGAAATAGCTAAAATAAAAAGAACTGGTGGAAATGCAGATACTTTAGTTTTAGAAATGAAACAAGTTTCGGATGATATAAAAGAATATGATATTCAGTTATCAGAAATAAATGATAAAATAGAGTACATAATGCTTAGAATACCTAATATCCCTCATCCAGCAGTTCCAGAAGGAAAACTGGATGAGGATAATGTAGAAATTAGACGATGGATGGAACCTACTAAATTTGAATTTCAACCTAAAGCTCACTGGGATATAGGTACAAATCTTAATATACTTGACTTTGAAAGAGGAGGAAAAGTAGCAGGCTCTAGGTTTACTTTTTATAGGGGGTTAGGAGCACGACTTGAAAGAGCTGTTGTATCTTATTATTTAGATTTTCACACCGAAAAACACGGATATGAAGAGATATTACCACCTTATATGGTAAATAGAACCAGTATGATTGGTACAGGACAACTTCCAAAGTTTGAAGAAGATGCTTTTAGGGTAGCAAATAATGATTTTTTTTTAATTCCAACTGCAGAGGTTCCAGTAACTAATTTTTATAGAAATGAAATATTAAAAGGAGAAGATCTTCCAATAAAACATGTTGCATATAGTGCATGTTTTAGAGCCGAAGCAGGTTCAGCAGGAAGAGATACTAGAGGGATTATAAGGCAACATCAATTTAATAAGGTTGAGCTTGTTAAGTTTACAAAACCTGAACAATCTTATGATGAACTTGAGAAATTAACTAATGACGCAGAAGATGTACTTAAGGGATTAAAAATTCCATATAGAGTAGTTAAGATATGTAAGGGAGATCTTGGATTTACAGCTACACTTAAGTATGATATAGAGGTTTGGATGCCAAGTTATAATAGATATGTAGAAATATCAAGTTGTAGTAATTTCGAAGATTTTCAAGCAAGACGAGTTAATATTAAATATAAGGAAACTCCAAAGGATAAACCAAAATATATTCATACATTAAATGGTTCTGGAGTAGCTATAGGGAGAACTGTGGCAGCCATTTTAGAAAATTATCAACAAGATGATGGAAGTGTATTAATTCCTGAAGTATTAAAACCATATATGGGTGGAAGAGAAATGATAAAATAATTGTTGATAAAAATTCAATTTATCTGAATGCGGCAATTGGCTGACATCCCCAGCTTCTTCAAATTGGGGGATAAGCACTGTTATATGTGTGAATAAGTAATTCTAAGGTTTAGATGGAGGAAGGCATTCATTATGAGTAAATCTCATCTGAACCTTAGAATTACTTGATAACATAAAACTTTTTCAGTATTTTTATTGTAAAGTCTATTGACAGCTAAAAAACTTCATGTTATAGTAGTTAAGGTGAACTGAGGAAAATATTATGAATAAGAAACTAGTAAAAAGCTGGTATTATGGAAAGATGGTCGAGTTGGTTTAAGGCACCGGTCTTGAAAACCGGCGTACGGGTGACCGTACCAAGGGTTCGAATCCCTTTCTTTCCGCCATTAATATATTTAAAAGTAGGGCATGGAGAAATACTCAAGTGGCCAAAGAGGCGCCCCTGCTAAGGGCGTAGGTCGGGGTGACCGGCGCGAGGGTTCAAATCCCTCTTTCTCCGCCATAGGTTTTATTAAAATGCATTAAGCTTTATGAATGGCGTAAAATCAAGGCTTTAGAGAAATGACGTATCATTAAGAGTTATTAAAAGTTACTATAATTGTAGTACTAACTGTAGTAAAAATTGTAGTAAAATAAATGTAGTCAATCAAGGAAGTTATCCAGTAAACTGGTTGCTTCTTTTTTTCGTTCTTCAGATACATGGACATAAGTTTTTCGTGTAGTGTCTATGTCTATATGCCCAAGTAGAGCTTGAATTACATTTAAGTCACCACTTTGTTCGTAAAGTCTAGTAGCATATGTATGTCTTAAACTATGGAAGGTCAAATCACTGGATATATTTAATTTTTTATATACTTTTTTTACTGCTCTGAGTGGAGTCTTGTCATTTAAAAAATCTCCATTCTTATTGCAAAATACCAGGTCCATTTTTTTATATTTTTTAGGATTTTTAACTTTCTCTTTTAAAAATTCTTTGTGTTTAGATTTTAATAAACTAAATAATTTTTTAGGAATTGGTACATATCTTACTTCATCATTTTTGGTATCTGCAAGAGTTTTTACATAACCAGTAACTTCGTTATTTTCGTTATATATAGCTTGCTTGCTATAAGTTTCATTAACATATATCGTATCTTCTTTAAAATTGATCTTATGCCATTCAAGACCTAGAAGTTCACCCTCCCTTAATCCAGTAGATAAATCAAAATAAATCATGAGATTATAGCCCTCGTGTATATGCTCTAATAAATATTTTGTTAGTTTATTTTGCTCATCTATAGTTAAAAATTTCTTCTTTTTTATTTTCTTGATATGAGGGAGGACAACGGCATTGCATGGATTTTTAACAATATAATCCTGGTTAAGAGCTTCGGTTAGTGATGATTTGATTAATCTCACTATATATTTTATATTATTTGCTGAAGTATCAATGCAATTGATAAATTCTTGTATCTGGCTTGCCTTTAAATCTTTAAGTTTGCTATCTCCTATAGCTGATGTTTCAATATAGTTTTTATAGATTCCATAATATCTTTGGAATGACCTTGGCTTTAAACTATTCTTTTTATATTCAATTAACCAAATGTTAATCCACTGCTTTAGCGTCAATTCTTCTTTGGCAAAGTCAATTCTTTCAAAGTCTCTGGTGAACTTTCTTACTTTTTTAATTATTTCTTTTTCAGACATTGCATATAATACTTTCCTTTTTGGTTTTCCTGTTAAAGGGTTAATTCCCACAGTGAAAGATGCAGCCCACCTGCCGTCTTTTCTCTGGTATATAGATCCTTCTCCATTTTGTCTGCGCTTTTTCATTACATAAGTGCCTCCTTATTACAAACTGATGTTCTGATTAAAATTAAAAAATATATAGGAGTATTAGCTCCTATTTAATTTTTTTAATATGAATTATTATGTTTTAACAACTAGTTATATTATTTTTCTGGAAATTTATTCTGTTCGTCGTTTTCTTTGATGGATGATATATCTTTATATTTGCGTTCAAGCTTTCTTATATCTTCTTCTACTGGCAAGTCTTCAGGCATAGTACCTCCGAGATCTTCAATAGTTTGTCTAACTTTTTTACCAACATGATAGTGAGCTTTATTGGCATCATTTTTATTAATTATGTTTTCTCTTTTTAATTTTTCTTCTGCTTGTGTTGCACGAAATAGATTTGCAGCTAATTCTGTACTACCCATGTGATCTAATAATTGTTCAGATTTTTTTAATTTTTTATAGTTTTTTATTTCTTTACAATCCATTTCATTATAAAGCCCTTTATAACCATGATTTTGAAATATAGCATATTCAATTTTAGTTTTCACACCTGCATTATTGG
This window encodes:
- a CDS encoding DUF1667 domain-containing protein, with the translated sequence MIKEVIFGECSKKSDVNVNIYNDNLKINNHLCNKKDNLTKLNIDSKCDIFTTVVRIKGSDCNVVPVKSSRPLNKSLWLECSKVLSRIHVGAPIKLGDIICKNILNTGVDIICTKSIDKRKQ
- the serS gene encoding serine--tRNA ligase, whose product is MLDLKRIRNNPEEIKKQLLNRGEDFELSIIDEVVSLDEKRRKILVEVEALKNKRNQDSGEIAKIKRTGGNADTLVLEMKQVSDDIKEYDIQLSEINDKIEYIMLRIPNIPHPAVPEGKLDEDNVEIRRWMEPTKFEFQPKAHWDIGTNLNILDFERGGKVAGSRFTFYRGLGARLERAVVSYYLDFHTEKHGYEEILPPYMVNRTSMIGTGQLPKFEEDAFRVANNDFFLIPTAEVPVTNFYRNEILKGEDLPIKHVAYSACFRAEAGSAGRDTRGIIRQHQFNKVELVKFTKPEQSYDELEKLTNDAEDVLKGLKIPYRVVKICKGDLGFTATLKYDIEVWMPSYNRYVEISSCSNFEDFQARRVNIKYKETPKDKPKYIHTLNGSGVAIGRTVAAILENYQQDDGSVLIPEVLKPYMGGREMIK
- a CDS encoding tyrosine-type recombinase/integrase translates to MKKRRQNGEGSIYQRKDGRWAASFTVGINPLTGKPKRKVLYAMSEKEIIKKVRKFTRDFERIDFAKEELTLKQWINIWLIEYKKNSLKPRSFQRYYGIYKNYIETSAIGDSKLKDLKASQIQEFINCIDTSANNIKYIVRLIKSSLTEALNQDYIVKNPCNAVVLPHIKKIKKKKFLTIDEQNKLTKYLLEHIHEGYNLMIYFDLSTGLREGELLGLEWHKINFKEDTIYVNETYSKQAIYNENNEVTGYVKTLADTKNDEVRYVPIPKKLFSLLKSKHKEFLKEKVKNPKKYKKMDLVFCNKNGDFLNDKTPLRAVKKVYKKLNISSDLTFHSLRHTYATRLYEQSGDLNVIQALLGHIDIDTTRKTYVHVSEERKKEATSLLDNFLD